Proteins encoded in a region of the Zea mays cultivar B73 chromosome 2, Zm-B73-REFERENCE-NAM-5.0, whole genome shotgun sequence genome:
- the LOC103646651 gene encoding E3 ubiquitin-protein ligase UPL3, with protein sequence METRSRKRAEASSSSATSSSRSSKRSRHNPNPNPPAGPSPAPKLVPLPPRTRRSTAVNPLPPMDSSGDNNSNPVPPPRRRGRPSNTDKGKEQQQPEPSHSSRVREAERLLGLGFEGIDDDEDSGFGAGAIPHSLTSASTALQGLLRKLGAGLDDILPSSALSAAAAAASSSSASGQLSGRLKNILAGLRADGEDGRQVEALTQLCEMLSIGTEESLGAFSVDSFVPVLVGLLNHESNPDIMLLAARALTHLCDVLPSSCSAVVHYGAVPCFCARLLTIEYMDLAEQSLQALKKISLEHPTACLRAGALMAVLSYLDFFSTGVQRVALSTAANMCRKLPSDASDFVMEAVPLLTNLLNYHDSKVLEHASVCLTRIAESFSPFPEKLDELCSHGLVAQAASLVSVSNSAGQASLSTSTYTGVIRLLSICASGSPLAAKTLLLLGISGILKDILSGSGLVAGTTVSPALTRPADQMNEIVKLADELLPSLPVGTISLPVYSGVHMKGCSVKKSTSSKQGEHGSTANELSGREKLLRDQPELLQQFGMDLLPTMTQVYGSSVSGPIRHRCLSVIGKLMYYSSAEMIQSLLSTTNISSFLAGILAWKDPQVLIPALQIAEVLMEKLPEIFLKMFVREGVVHAVESLICPELSGQVTPHVDSITSSHNRRNRRRNNAVNTGNNLPDGPKGSNSMIANSPPSMAEVPNNSLRALVSNHAKSFKDKYFPSEPGSSDIAVTDDLLKLRALCAKLNTTADTIKTKAKGKSKVVSDNSFDVLCNIEEQLDDIIAEMLSELSKGDGVSTFEFIGSGVVTALLTYLSCGTFGREKVSEANIPNLRHQAVRRYKTFISFALPNDKDGNKTPMAFLVHKLQSALSSLERFPVVLSHSGRASTLGGSRLTTGLGSLSQPIKLRLCRAPGEKSLKDFSSNVVLIDSLASLAAVEDFLWPRVQRTEPVLKPPMSSANNSGSGAASSTACAPSIPSETQSVRRTSLRSKSSAATSGAIKKDYQEGSINTSKGKGKAVLKLSLDEPKGPHTRNAARRKATSEKDVELKPSHGHITSEDEDLDASPVEIDDALILDDDDEDVPDDEDDDHEAVLRGSLPSCVPERVHDVKLGDADDSSVASLANDNQAQPSSGSSTKNTSSRGLDTAEFRSPATFGSRGAMSFAAAAMAGLTPVGGRGIRGSRDRNGLPLGARATEHYNKLIFTAAGKQLNKHLTVYQAVQRQVVHAEDDEDRFGGSDLPDDGNHFWDDIRGDVFTITYQKADNTAEKGSVGGSASVPKSSKSDSCRTLSEKQCTSLLDSILQGELPCDLEKSNQTYNILSLLHVLEGLNQLSPRLRLQSACDDFAEGKVATLNGLYDVGAKVPSKEFINSKMTPKLARQIQDVLALCSGSLPSWCYQLTKACPFLFPFETRRQYFYSTAFGLSRALHRLQQQPGNDNNTAFEREVRIGRLQRQKVRVSRNRILDSAAKVMEMFSNQKAVLEVEYFGEVGTGLGPTLEFYTLLSRELQRVDLGLWRSHSSDNSGMQIDANADDLIRSKNHESESLTESRNIVQSPLGLFPQPWPPTAAASEGSKFFKVVEYFRLVGRVMAKALQDGRLLDLPLSTAFYKLLLGQELDLYDILSFDTEFGKTLQELQILVARKQFLDSCSSESQKIDLCFRGAPVEDLYLDFTLPGYPEYVLKEGGENAEVNICNLEEYISLVVDATVKTGIMRQVEAFKAGFNQVFDISSLQIFSPQELDYLICGRCELWEPETLPEHIKFDHGYTSKSPAIINFLEIMAEFTPEQQHAFCQFVTGAPRLPPGGLAALNPKLTIVRKHSSVANNNSNATGATESADDDLPSVMTCANYLKLPPYSTKAIMLKKLLYAINEGQGSFDLS encoded by the exons ATGGAAACGCGCAGCCGCAAGCGGGCGgaggcctcttcttcttccgcgacctcctcctcccgctcctccAAGCGCTCGCGacacaaccctaaccctaatcctcCCGCCGGCCCCTCCCCCGCCCCCAAACTCGTCCCGTTGCCACCACGCACCCGCCGCTCGACCGCTGTCAATCCCCTCCCCCCGATGGATTCCTCGGGCGACAACAACTCCAATCCCGTCCCGCCGCCGCGGCGCCGCGGTCGCCCCTCCAACACAGATAAGGGTAAGGAGCAGCAGCAGCCGGAGCCGTCTCACAGCTCCCGagtgcgcgaggccgagcgcctgCTGGGTCTAGGTTTCGAGGGcattgatgatgatgaagattcaGGGTTCGGGGCTGGGGCCATCCCCCACAGCCTGACTTCCGCGAGCACCGCGCTCCAGGGTCTTCTTAGGAAGCTTGGTGCTGGCCTGGACGATATACTGCCATCGTCGGCACTGTCAGCTGCAGCTGCAGCCGCGTCATCGTCATCAGCATCCGGGCAGCTGAGTGGGAGGTTGAAGAATATTCTTGCAGGTTTGCGTGCTGATGGGGAGGATGGAAGGCAGGTCGAGGCGTTAACACAACTCTGTGAGATGCTGTCCATTGGCACAGAAGAGTCTCTTGGGGCATTCTCGGTGGACTCATTTGTACCTGTCCTGGTCGGTCTGCTCAATCATGAGAGCAACCCAGACATCATGTTGCTCGCAGCACGAGCCCTAACTCACCTCTGTGATGTGCTGCCGTCTTCTTGTTCTGCAGTTGTGCATTATGGTGCTGTGCCTTGCTTTTGTGCCCGGCTTCTCACCATTGAATACATGGACTTGGCGGAGCAG TCATTGCAAGCTCTTAAAAAAATATCCCTGGAGCATCCAACTGCGTGCTTGCGAGCTGGTGCACTAATGGCAGTCCTATCATACCTTGACTTTTTCTCCACAGGTGTTCAG AGAGTTGCATTATCTACAGCTGCTAATATGTGTAGGAAACTTCCTTCTGATGCATCAGATTTTGTAATGGAAGCGGTTCCACTTCTTACTAATCTACTGAACTACCATGATTCAAAA GTACTGGAGCATGCTTCTGTCTGCCTTACCCGTATTGCGGAATCTTTTTCACCATTTCCAGAAAAATTGGATGAGTTGTGCAGTCATGGATTGGTTGCACAAGCTGCTAGCTTAGTGTCTGTTAGCAACTCAGCAGGACAGGCATCCTTGAGTACATCAACATATACG GGTGTGATTCGTCTTCTCTCAATATGCGCAAGTGGATCACCTCTGGCAGCTAAAACACTTCTCCTTCTTGGAATTAGTGGCATACTTAAAGATATCCTTTCAGGCTCTGGGTTGGTTGCTGGCACGACTGTGTCCCCTGCTTTAACAAGACCAGCTGATCAG ATGAATGAGATTGTGAAGCTTGCAGATGAGTTACTTCCTTCTCTGCCTGTTGGGACCATTTCTTTACCAGTGTATTCTGGTGTTCACATGAAAGGTTGTTCTGTAAAGAAATCCACTTCTAGTAAGCAGGGTGAACATGGTTCAACAGCAAATGAACTATCAGGTCGGGAGAAGTTATTGCGTGATCAGCCTGAACTTCTGCAGCAATTTGGCATGGACCTGTTACCTACCATGACACAG GTGTATGGCTCTAGTGTAAGTGGACCAATACGGCACAGGTGCTTATCTGTCATTGGGAAATTAATGTACTATAGCTCAGCTGAGATGATCCAGTCTCTCCTTAGCACAACAAACATTTCCAG CTTTTTGGCTGGCATTTTAGCTTGGAAAGATCCACAAGTGTTGAtccctgctcttcagatagcagAAGTTTTAATGGAAAAACTTCCAGAGATTTTTTTGAAGATGTTTGTGAGGGAAGGCGTTGTTCATGCTGTTGAGTCACTTATATGCCCAGAATTATCTGGTCAGGTGACTCCTCATGTGGATTCCATTACATCTTCACATAATAGGCGCAACCGCCGTAGAAATAATGCTGTGAACACTGGAAATAACTTGCCTGATGGACCAAAAGGTTCCAATTCTATGATTGCCAATTCACCCCCAAGCATGGCTGAAGTTCCAAATAATAGTCTTCGTGCTTTAGTTAGTAATCATGCAAAGTCATTTAAGGATAAATATTTCCCTTCCGAGCCTGGCTCAAGTGACATTGCAGTTACCGATGACCTTCTTAAACTGAGGGCACTTTGTGCAAAACTGAATACAACAGCTGACACTATCAAAACAAAAGCTAAAGGAAAATCAAAGGTAGTGTCTGACAATAGTTTTGATGTCTTGTGCAATATTGAGGAGCAATTGGATGATATAATAGCTGAAATGTTGTCTGAGCTTAGCAAGGGTGATGGTGTTTCGACATTTGAGTTCATCGGAAGTGGAGTTGTTACGGCTTTGCTAACCTATCTGTCATGTGGAACATTTGGGAGGGAAAAGGTGTCTGAGGCAAACATACCAAATTTGCGTCATCAGGCAGTCAGACGATACAAAACATTTATATCTTTTGCACTTCCAAATGATAAAGATGGGAATAAAACTCCTATGGCATTCCTAGTCCATAAACTGCAAAGTGCCCTATCTTCGTTGGAACGTTTCCCAGTTGTGCTCAGCCATTCTGGAAGGGCATCGACTTTGGGAGGATCCCGCCTGACAACAGGTTTAGGATCTCTGTCGCAGCCCATCAAATTGCGTCTTTGTCGAGCGCCTGGTGAGAAGTCACTTAAGGATTTTTCGTCcaatgttgttcttattgactcaTTAGCTAGTCTGGCAGCTGTTGAAGATTTTCTTTGGCCTAGAGTCCAGCGCACTGAACCAGTATTGAAGCCTCCAATGTCATCTGCAAATAATTCTGGATCTGGAGCAGCAAGCTCCACAGCTTGTGCGCCTTCAATTCCATCAGAAACTCAATCTGTCCGTCGCACATCGTTAAGATCAAAGTCATCAGCTGCCACCAGTGGTGCAATTAAGAAGGATTATCAGGAGGGAAGCATAAACACCTCAAAGGGAAAAGGAAAAGCTGTTCTTAAATTGAGTTTGGATGAACCTAAAGGCCCACATACTAGGAATGCTGCGCGCAGAAAAGCTACTTCAGAGAAAGATGTTGAACTGAAGCCATCACATGGTCACATCACTTCAGAG GATGAAGATCTTGATGCTTCTCCTGTTGAGATTGATGATGCTTTAATTCttgatgatgatgacgaggatgtcccagatgatgaagatgatgatcaTGAGGCG GTTCTCCGAGGTTCTCTTCCTTCCTGTGTTCCTGAGAGAGTGCATGATGTGAAATTAGGAGATGCTGATGATTCTAGTGTTGCCTCATTGGCAAATGATAACCAGGCACAGCCCTCATCTGGTTCTAGTACAAAAAATACTTCTAGCAGGGGATTGGACACTGCTGAATTTAGAAGTCCAGCCACATTTGGTTCACGAGGTGCAATGTCGTTTGCTGCAGCTGCAATGGCTGGATTAACTCCAGTAGGTGGTCGTGGAATTAGAGGTAGCCGAGATCGGAATGGCCTTCCATTGGGTGCTCGTGCAACTGAGCATTACAACAAATTGATATTTACAGCTGCTGGGAAGCAGCTGAACAAACATTTGACTGTATATCAAGCTGTTCAAAGACAAGTAGTTCATGCCGAGGATGATGAAGATCGATTCGGTGGATCTGATTTACCTGATGATGGTAACCACTTCTGGGATGATATAAGGGGTGATGTGTTCACTATAACGTATCAGAAGGCTGATAACACAGCGGAGAAGGGGTCTGTTGGAGGTTCAGCTTCAGTGCCAAAATCTTCCAAATCAGATTCTTGCAGAACTTTGTCTGAAAAACAGTGTACTTCTCTTCTTGATAGTATTTTGCAAGGAGAGCTTCCCTGTGATTTAGAGAAATCAAACCAAACCTACAATATCTTATCACTATTACATGTGTTGGAGGGTTTGAATCAGTTATCACCTCGTCTGAGACTGCAGTCAGCCTGTGATGATTTTGCTGAAGGAAAAGTTGCTACATTAAATGGGCTATACGATGTTGGAGCTAAGGTACCCTCAAAGGAGTTTATCAACAGTAAGATGACCCCAAAACTTGCTCGGCAAATTCAGGATGTTCTTGCACTGTGTAGTGGCAGTTTACCATCTTGGTGTTATCAGCTGACGAAAGCTTGTCCTTTTCTGTTTCCTTTCGAAACACGAAGGCAATACTTCTATTCCACAGCTTTTGGGTTGTCTCGTGCACTTCATCGTCTTCAGCAACAACCGGGCAATGATAATAACACTGCTTTTGAAAGAGAAGTCAGGATTGGTAGATTGCAACGCCAGAAAGTCCGTGTTTCTCGTAACCGTATCTTGGATTCTGCAGCTAAAGTTATGGAGATGTTCTCTAATCAAAAGGCTGTCCTAGAAGTTGAATACTTTGGTGAAGTTGGAACTGGTCTTGGTCCAACTTTGGAGTTTTATACTCTCTTAAGCCGTGAGCTGCAAAGGGTTGACTTAGGATTGTGGAGATCTCATTCTTCAGATAATTCTGGGATGCAAATTGATGCGAATGCTGATGATTTAATAAGAAGTAAAAATCATGAATCAGAATCACTTACTGAGAGCAGGAACATAGTACAATCACCTCTTGGATTATTTCCTCAGCCTTGGCCACCTACTGCTGCTGCATCAGAAGGTAGCAAATTCTTCAAAGTTGTCGAGTATTTCCGCTTAGTTGGTCGAGTGATGGCAAAAGCATTGCAAGATGGAAGGCTTCTCGATTTGCCTTTGTCGACAGCATTTTACAAACTTTTGCTTGGACAA GAACTTGATTTATATGATATATTATCTTTTGATACCGAGTTCGGAAAGACATTGCAAGAATTGCAAATTCTCGTTGCACGTAAACAATTTTTGGACTCCTGCTCTAGTGAGAGCCAAAAGATAGATCTATGTTTCCGTGGTGCTCCCGTTGAAGATTTATATTTGGACTTCACTCTTCCGGGCTATCCTGAATATGTTCTCAAGGAAGGTGGAGAGAATGCAGAG GTCAACATTTGTAACTTAGAAGAGTATATTTCTTTGGTTGTGGATGCTACTGTTAAGACCGGCATAATGCGGCAAGTAGAGGCATTTAAGGCAGGATTCAATCAG GTGTTTGACATATCATCACTGCAAATATTTTCTCCTCAAGAACTTGATTATCTGATTTGTGGTCGCTGTGAACTTTGGGAG